A region of the Synechococcus sp. UW179A genome:
GCGGCTTGTTCTCAGGTTTTTCAGTTACTTCCTTGTTGTTTTGAGAGGGTGTTTCGATTTCCGACTCCTCAGATTCTTGTTCTAAAGGGATCACTTTTTTCGGACCAACAACGTCTACAGCTGTGCGTTGAACGACAAGCTGGTAATTGCTCCGAAGAAGTTTGTTGATCTCTTCTTGTACCAATGTCACCTGCTTGTAGCTGGGAAGGTCGGCATCCGTTACACGAACAATGATCCGAATAATTCCCTCTTCTTTCTTCTTGTCATGTTGAGTTGGCCTCCAGTCAATATCAACCTGTTCCACATCAACTAATTCAGGATCGCTGAAGGTTAGAGTTTCATTAACAAGAAATTTACGAACCGTTTGTTCCACCATGGATCGCCGGTTCTCGCGATTGGCTTGATTCAGTAATCCGATGAAGCTGCCTCCCAGTGGAATCAGCAACAGGCCTGTCAGTGTGAAGCTGGCCACGCTGAGTTGACTTCGGAGCAGCTTTTGGCGGAATTCGGAGTCTTGCCAGGCCATCAGTACCAACCCGCCTGTGAGAATGCCCAGCAGGTTGGTGGCGAAAAGTAATCCGGCTCCGGAGGCCGCACTCCAGCTCTGGTGTGACAGCAACAGTCCCATTACGCAAACAGGAGGCACCAGGGCCACGGCGATTGCCGTTCCAGCCAGCGAACTCACAGCATCGCTTCGCAACTTGGCGTACGTCGCCAGACCTCCTGCCACAAGGGCGATCCCCAGATCGAGCAGGTTGGGCTCTGTTCTGGCCAGAACCTCTGTGCCGAACTGAGGCAAGCCAGCCACAGAACCCAGCAGAAAGGAGAGCAGCGTGGTGCTCAAGACCCCTACCAGTAGGGTTCGCATTGATCGGCCCAGCAGACGCACTTCGCCCAGCAAGATGGCGAAGGCTGCGGCTCTTAGAGGCATGATCCAAGGAGCAACCACCATGGCTCCGATGACGACCGCAGTGCTGTTGGCAAGCAGCCCCAGGGTGGAGATCAGGCTCGCTCCAACGCTGAGCACGATAAACACCTCATCCAAGGTGGCATCGTGCATGTGGCTGCGATGCAGTTGCCTGATTTTGCGGCTGGACAAGCTGCCCTGCTCCATGAACGCGTCAAAGGTGTGAGCAGTCTGATTGTTAGCGCTCAACTTGTTCAGGATCTGGTGACGCAAATATTGCCGATCTAAGAATTCACCAACTGTTCTGAGCTCTCCAGCTTTTCGTTAACTGCGCTCTGTGCCTCAACATCTGAATCAATGCACCAACGAATGGAATGGCTTTGGTGCTGTTGATTGTTTTTTAAGTTTTTGGTCTGGATCGACGACAGGCAGCGCTCGTGCGGCAGCTCTTGACTCAAGGGCTATTGGGAGAGAGGTCACCCAGGACCATGGTCAATCGTATTCGCCAGTACCAATTTCCAAATCATTAAAGGTTTGATTGCTGTTGCAATGGCGGAATTCAGCAGCGCTTCCTTTAAGTTGTGGAGCCGACTTTTGCGCGATGTCTCCCTCTGACTTGTCTTCTTTGGAATGGGAAGCGGATGGCGAAATGTCAGCTCAAGACACCTGGGATCTTGTGACGCGCTTGGCGAGAGTGGAAGAACAGGAAAAAGCTTCGAGCCTGCTGCACCTGTCTTCAAAGCACAGTCATTCCAAAAATAAGAAGTCTTAATTGCAAGGTTAATCTTGTGTCTATGATTCAAATTGGAAATCAACTTGAATCATTAAGATTTTTTGAAATTAATATTGTAATGAAATTGATATTGTTTTGCTTAGAAAGTTTAGAGGAGCTGCATCGTTCATCTAAGCTTTTATAGACCAAATATCTAAAATGCGATAGATCAATTGCTGGGTTTTGAAGCCAATGGTACTGCTGAAATAATGTAAATTTGAAGAGAAAAATTATTTTCTTTCATTCTGCTGCTGCCTGGCTGTCGTCCTGATCTGTGCGTGTTCACGTCTCGTGTTCCTCTTCTCTGAAGAGTTATGTTTTGATTGAATCCCGAGCGAAGTTCAGCCGGTCTCTATTGGTCTTCATCGGTTGATGTTGACTGTGTTGAGCTCGGCTGTACTGTGAAGTTGCGGACAGAATTTATTTAGGACGCTTTGTGAGATCTCCAAAGTCGTCATCGTTGGGCTGCATGAATTGCCAGACAACTGGCACCGTGAACACCACAACAAGGCCAATGGTGGCCCAAATCGCAACGGTGTAATCGCCCATTCGGTGTTCCTCCTTGAAATGGTGACCATAACGGGAATGCGTCTGAGCAGGTCATCATCTGCAACTTATACAGGCCACCGATTGGGATGCGTTGCTTTGATTGCACTCAAATCCGCTGCCTCGTCTTGGTTGTGAGGCTGTACATGCGTTTGATGTGGTCTCAGTTCGCCAAGGCTTTTTT
Encoded here:
- a CDS encoding DUF389 domain-containing protein; this translates as MEQGSLSSRKIRQLHRSHMHDATLDEVFIVLSVGASLISTLGLLANSTAVVIGAMVVAPWIMPLRAAAFAILLGEVRLLGRSMRTLLVGVLSTTLLSFLLGSVAGLPQFGTEVLARTEPNLLDLGIALVAGGLATYAKLRSDAVSSLAGTAIAVALVPPVCVMGLLLSHQSWSAASGAGLLFATNLLGILTGGLVLMAWQDSEFRQKLLRSQLSVASFTLTGLLLIPLGGSFIGLLNQANRENRRSMVEQTVRKFLVNETLTFSDPELVDVEQVDIDWRPTQHDKKKEEGIIRIIVRVTDADLPSYKQVTLVQEEINKLLRSNYQLVVQRTAVDVVGPKKVIPLEQESEESEIETPSQNNKEVTEKPENKPLSQ